In Deltaproteobacteria bacterium, one genomic interval encodes:
- a CDS encoding TIGR02466 family protein — protein sequence MRETSNRVAADRGLVAGLSEAGLKVTQHFPTLIFSLDVPGSEDLNAHLIEAIYAERERDTTGVRKSNFPELGSWHSHVKLHKDVTFAGLVQHVDGVATLMCRELGYHTSYRLKIGTMWSIINPPGSSNRAHIHPGCLWSGVYYVQAPTNAGRIEFIDPRTQNLMSPAEYIPDTKRPRSCWTKVRYKPVAGRMLIFPAWLYHSVDPNRSKAKGKEADRIIVSFNLSQERRR from the coding sequence ATGCGCGAAACTTCGAACCGCGTAGCCGCGGACCGCGGCTTGGTGGCGGGTCTGTCCGAAGCCGGGCTCAAGGTAACCCAGCATTTTCCGACGCTCATTTTTTCTCTGGATGTTCCGGGCAGCGAGGACCTGAATGCCCACCTCATCGAGGCGATCTACGCCGAACGAGAACGCGACACAACAGGGGTACGCAAGTCGAACTTCCCGGAGCTGGGGAGTTGGCACAGCCACGTCAAGCTGCACAAGGACGTCACGTTCGCGGGCTTGGTGCAACACGTCGACGGGGTCGCGACCCTGATGTGCCGCGAGCTCGGATATCACACATCCTATCGACTGAAAATCGGCACCATGTGGTCGATAATCAATCCACCGGGTAGCTCGAACCGGGCCCATATCCATCCCGGCTGCCTCTGGAGCGGCGTCTACTACGTCCAGGCTCCCACGAATGCGGGTCGAATCGAGTTCATCGATCCGCGCACCCAGAACCTGATGAGTCCCGCCGAATATATCCCCGACACCAAGCGCCCGCGAAGCTGCTGGACGAAGGTCCGATACAAACCCGTGGCCGGCAGAATGCTGATCTTCCCCGCCTGGCTGTACCATAGCGTGGATCCGAATCGATCCAAGGCCAAGGGGAAGGAAGCCGATCGGATCATCGTGAGCTTCAACCTGTCTCAGGAAAGGCGCAGATAG